The following are encoded together in the Robertmurraya sp. FSL R5-0851 genome:
- the lepB gene encoding signal peptidase I, with translation MGETKKKQEIISWGKSVFIAFAIVVVVRTFVFAPYIVDGASMEPTLHDQEKIFVSKVNTDKIDREDIVIIKGEGENYVKRIIGLPGDLIEIRDDQLLINGDVHSEEYLESNREQAHDQGSVLTGDYGPILVPEGHYFVLGDNRLRSMDSRNGLGFIKKEKIVGVSEFVFYPFSDVRTVQ, from the coding sequence ATGGGAGAAACTAAGAAGAAGCAAGAAATAATTAGCTGGGGTAAATCGGTGTTTATTGCTTTTGCTATCGTAGTCGTCGTTCGTACATTTGTCTTTGCTCCTTATATTGTGGATGGTGCCTCGATGGAACCCACGCTTCACGATCAAGAGAAAATATTTGTGAGCAAAGTCAATACAGACAAAATTGATCGTGAGGACATTGTGATTATTAAAGGAGAAGGCGAAAATTACGTTAAAAGAATTATAGGCTTGCCTGGAGATTTGATCGAAATTAGGGATGATCAGTTACTGATCAATGGTGATGTTCACAGCGAAGAGTATTTAGAAAGTAATCGAGAGCAGGCGCATGACCAAGGTAGTGTGTTAACAGGAGATTATGGACCTATTCTTGTACCGGAAGGGCATTATTTTGTATTAGGTGACAATCGACTTCGCAGTATGGACTCAAGAAACGGCCTTGGTTTTATTAAGAAGGAAAAGATTGTTGGCGTCAGTGAGTTTGTATTTTATCCATTTTCTGATGTTCGAACGGTACAGTAG
- a CDS encoding transporter substrate-binding domain-containing protein, which translates to MFPKDSELTAEINEAINAIYENGTYAEIYKEWFGSEPDLEDLKAQQ; encoded by the coding sequence GTGTTCCCGAAAGATAGCGAGTTAACAGCAGAAATTAATGAAGCCATTAACGCGATCTATGAAAACGGAACATATGCAGAGATTTATAAAGAATGGTTTGGTTCTGAGCCGGACCTTGAAGATTTAAAAGCACAACAATAA
- a CDS encoding amino acid ABC transporter permease: MDFRFDLIMDYAPLFLKGTLLTLGLSLAGIVIGTALGLAIGLGKMVKNKWLSLPFDLYITFFRGTPLFVQILLIHFGLVPLFTGKTEPVTAAILALSLNAAAYIAEIFRAGIQSIDKGQMEAARTLGMTHVQAMRHVILPQAFKRMIPPLGNEFIVLIKESSLAAVIAAPEIMYWGWAMQGQYFKVWEPYITVAVIYLVITLSLSFLLNRLERRLSTE, from the coding sequence ATGGACTTTCGTTTTGATCTCATCATGGACTATGCGCCATTGTTTTTAAAGGGAACCTTGCTTACCCTTGGTTTATCGCTCGCAGGAATTGTTATTGGAACAGCACTTGGTTTGGCCATTGGGTTAGGAAAAATGGTGAAAAACAAGTGGTTGTCACTACCTTTTGACTTATATATTACATTTTTTAGAGGAACTCCTTTATTTGTCCAGATTTTGCTCATTCACTTTGGTCTCGTTCCATTGTTTACAGGGAAGACGGAGCCAGTGACAGCGGCTATTCTTGCATTATCACTGAATGCAGCAGCATACATTGCAGAAATCTTCCGAGCTGGAATTCAATCGATTGACAAAGGGCAGATGGAAGCAGCTAGAACACTTGGTATGACTCATGTACAAGCTATGAGACACGTCATTCTGCCACAAGCGTTTAAGAGAATGATTCCTCCATTAGGAAATGAATTTATCGTACTTATTAAGGAATCCTCTTTAGCAGCGGTCATTGCGGCTCCAGAGATTATGTACTGGGGATGGGCTATGCAAGGACAATACTTCAAAGTTTGGGAACCGTATATTACGGTTGCAGTGATTTACCTCGTTATCACATTATCTTTGAGCTTCTTGTTAAACCGTCTTGAGAGGAGGTTATCAACAGAATGA
- a CDS encoding amino acid ABC transporter ATP-binding protein, with protein sequence MIKVSNLKKSFGTNEVLKYINAEIQPQEVVVVIGPSGSGKSTFLRCLNLLESVTDGHVYIEGVDLTDKSVNINKVRQNVGMVFQQFNLFPHKTVIENIVMAPVKVKKVDEEVARQKGLDLLRKVGLEDKADAYPDSLSGGQKQRVAIARALAMEPKIMLFDEPTSALDPEMVGEVLEVMKQLAKEGMTMVVVTHEMGFAREVGDRVIFMDGGYIVEENVPEELFTNPQQERTKSFLSKVL encoded by the coding sequence ATGATTAAAGTAAGTAATCTAAAAAAATCATTTGGTACGAACGAAGTACTAAAATACATTAATGCTGAAATACAACCGCAAGAAGTGGTTGTGGTGATTGGACCATCTGGTTCAGGAAAGTCGACGTTTCTTCGCTGCTTGAATTTGTTAGAATCCGTAACCGACGGTCATGTATATATTGAAGGTGTCGACCTTACCGATAAAAGCGTGAATATTAATAAAGTAAGACAGAATGTAGGAATGGTATTTCAGCAATTTAACCTATTTCCACATAAAACGGTGATTGAAAATATTGTGATGGCACCAGTGAAGGTGAAGAAGGTCGATGAAGAAGTGGCTCGTCAAAAGGGTTTAGACCTTTTACGAAAAGTCGGTCTAGAAGATAAAGCTGATGCCTATCCTGATTCATTATCAGGTGGTCAAAAACAGCGTGTGGCGATTGCAAGAGCACTTGCAATGGAACCAAAAATCATGCTTTTTGATGAACCAACCTCTGCACTAGATCCAGAGATGGTCGGTGAGGTTCTAGAGGTAATGAAACAGCTAGCAAAAGAAGGCATGACCATGGTAGTGGTGACACATGAAATGGGGTTTGCTAGAGAAGTGGGCGATCGAGTCATCTTCATGGACGGCGGCTATATTGTGGAAGAAAATGTACCTGAAGAGCTGTTTACCAACCCGCAGCAGGAACGAACAAAATCATTTTTGAGTAAAGTACTGTAA
- a CDS encoding D-2-hydroxyacid dehydrogenase — protein MLYLEYRNFQKSRCHSLRKLVITHNLEQVYVNEIQAVLPDWEIVVGKEIYKEHIPTAEIILGWKKDIKDLLGDSSTLKWVQTWSAGVNNLPLPTLHERGVLVTSANGVHAFPISETIFGLMLALTRNIHTYVRNQSSKHWHHAGLKLEIHGKTIGIIGVGAIGKETAKIAKAFGMKVLGVRNSHLSEEHVDEMYTTAELETVLPQCDYVVSTLPLTKDTKGLFSKKQFQLMKPDSFFINIGRGEIVVEEDLIQALQTGEIAGAGLDVFEVEPLPENSPLWEMENVIVTPHTSGSTEYYDRRVVEDIFLPNLRQYINGEKPPINVVDFVKGY, from the coding sequence ATGTTATATTTAGAATATCGAAATTTTCAAAAAAGTAGGTGCCACTCTTTGAGAAAACTTGTCATTACTCATAATCTGGAACAAGTATATGTTAACGAAATACAAGCTGTTTTACCAGACTGGGAAATTGTTGTGGGAAAAGAAATCTATAAAGAACATATTCCTACCGCTGAAATCATTTTAGGATGGAAAAAGGATATTAAAGACCTTTTAGGAGACTCCTCTACTCTGAAATGGGTGCAAACTTGGAGTGCCGGTGTGAATAATTTACCTCTTCCCACTCTTCATGAGCGCGGAGTACTAGTGACAAGCGCGAATGGTGTCCATGCCTTTCCCATTTCTGAAACCATTTTCGGATTGATGCTTGCCCTTACTCGGAATATTCATACCTATGTTCGAAATCAATCTTCAAAACATTGGCATCATGCTGGCTTAAAGCTTGAGATCCACGGAAAAACGATTGGTATTATCGGTGTCGGAGCCATTGGAAAGGAAACAGCTAAGATCGCTAAGGCGTTTGGAATGAAAGTACTCGGGGTAAGGAACTCCCATTTGTCTGAGGAACATGTGGATGAAATGTACACGACAGCAGAACTTGAGACAGTCCTTCCACAATGTGATTATGTCGTTTCTACCCTCCCTTTAACGAAGGACACAAAAGGATTATTCTCTAAGAAACAATTTCAGCTCATGAAGCCTGACTCCTTTTTCATTAATATTGGTCGTGGCGAAATTGTGGTGGAGGAGGATCTGATTCAGGCACTTCAAACCGGGGAAATCGCAGGGGCCGGATTAGATGTATTTGAGGTCGAACCTCTCCCTGAGAACAGTCCTTTATGGGAAATGGAAAATGTGATCGTTACTCCTCATACTTCTGGTTCAACTGAATATTATGACCGTCGAGTGGTGGAAGATATCTTTTTGCCAAACTTACGACAGTATATAAATGGTGAGAAGCCACCGATTAATGTTGTAGATTTTGTAAAGGGATATTAA
- a CDS encoding threonine/serine exporter family protein, producing MEVCLLAGRIMLQSGAETYRVEDTMERIARAFGVREAHCFVTPTGIIFSIESTEPTKTKLVRITERTTDLHKVALVNGVSRRITSGELDIEDAFRALTEVEESQLTYSTTIQILAAAMASGCFLIMFNGSWNDFLPACLTGGLGFTSVMYFHRMVPIKFFSEFIGSIIIGILSFLFVHMGIGVELDKIIIGSVMPLVPGLLLTNAVRDLMAGHLVSGISKGAEALLTAFAIGSGIAVVLSFL from the coding sequence ATGGAAGTATGTTTATTAGCAGGGAGAATCATGCTCCAAAGCGGGGCTGAAACATACCGAGTAGAAGACACAATGGAGAGAATCGCTCGAGCCTTTGGAGTTAGAGAGGCCCATTGTTTTGTCACACCAACAGGCATTATTTTTTCAATTGAAAGCACAGAGCCTACCAAAACAAAGCTTGTGCGCATTACAGAAAGAACAACGGATCTTCATAAAGTGGCTTTGGTAAACGGGGTTTCTCGTCGGATAACGAGTGGAGAGCTTGATATAGAGGATGCTTTTCGTGCGTTAACAGAGGTAGAGGAATCCCAATTAACGTATTCAACTACTATTCAAATCCTTGCAGCAGCAATGGCGAGTGGTTGCTTTTTAATTATGTTTAATGGTAGCTGGAACGATTTTCTGCCAGCCTGTCTAACAGGTGGGCTTGGGTTTACGAGTGTGATGTACTTTCACAGAATGGTCCCGATTAAGTTTTTTTCTGAGTTTATTGGTTCGATTATTATTGGTATTCTTTCCTTTTTATTTGTTCATATGGGTATAGGTGTAGAGTTAGATAAAATTATCATCGGATCTGTCATGCCGCTCGTTCCGGGTTTACTTTTAACCAATGCCGTTAGAGACTTAATGGCGGGACATTTGGTTTCAGGTATATCTAAAGGGGCAGAAGCGTTACTAACCGCTTTTGCGATCGGGTCAGGCATTGCTGTTGTATTATCATTTCTTTAA
- a CDS encoding threonine/serine exporter family protein has protein sequence MYILQHLLFSFLAAAAFGIIFNAPKTSLIQSGFVGMLGWIIYILFTMNGADAVNATLVASFVIAVASQVFAKLYRTPIIIFIVAGIIPLVPGGMAYDAMRNFVENDYNIALALAAKAFLISGAIAMGIVFSEVINQLIRKTAIIRKS, from the coding sequence ATGTACATTCTTCAACATCTGCTATTTAGTTTTTTGGCCGCCGCCGCTTTTGGTATTATTTTTAACGCTCCTAAAACTTCCTTAATTCAATCCGGTTTTGTTGGGATGCTTGGATGGATTATATATATTCTCTTTACGATGAACGGTGCTGATGCAGTGAATGCTACGTTAGTGGCATCCTTCGTGATTGCTGTGGCCAGTCAGGTGTTTGCTAAGCTGTATCGAACGCCGATTATCATATTTATCGTTGCTGGAATCATCCCGCTTGTTCCGGGCGGAATGGCATATGATGCAATGCGAAACTTTGTTGAAAATGACTATAATATTGCGTTAGCCCTTGCGGCAAAAGCTTTCTTGATTTCAGGGGCGATTGCGATGGGAATCGTTTTTTCAGAAGTAATTAATCAGCTTATTCGAAAGACAGCCATCATCAGAAAGAGCTAA
- a CDS encoding DUF1540 domain-containing protein: MAQDVLCEVSNCVYNEEGMKCAAEQIFIVSHRGKEADTSRETDCKTFEPEGL, translated from the coding sequence ATGGCACAAGACGTTTTATGTGAAGTCAGTAATTGTGTGTACAACGAAGAAGGAATGAAGTGTGCGGCAGAGCAAATCTTCATTGTAAGCCATCGCGGTAAAGAAGCGGATACGAGCCGTGAAACAGATTGTAAAACATTCGAACCTGAAGGATTATAA